Proteins from one Halovivax limisalsi genomic window:
- a CDS encoding KEOPS complex subunit Pcc1: MTRRATIRMAHADPETIAAAIAPDNTDEMRTRVERFRDDGPGDGGAADETKMTDTAGATETTDAADVSATPDAADAVVVTTIERDSTSGLHSTVDDTLVNLAVADRVATLARGDEGSTGSDDAAESTRVASTDDRPTTDTTDTS; this comes from the coding sequence CCGCCGCGCCACCATCCGGATGGCCCACGCCGACCCGGAGACGATCGCGGCGGCGATCGCGCCCGACAACACCGACGAGATGCGGACGCGCGTCGAGCGCTTCCGGGACGACGGACCGGGCGACGGGGGCGCGGCGGACGAGACCAAAATGACGGACACGGCGGGCGCGACCGAGACGACGGACGCGGCCGACGTATCCGCGACACCGGACGCGGCCGACGCCGTCGTCGTCACGACGATCGAGCGCGACTCGACGAGCGGACTGCACTCGACCGTCGACGATACGCTCGTCAACCTGGCCGTCGCCGATCGGGTGGCCACGCTCGCCCGCGGCGACGAGGGTTCGACGGGGTCCGACGACGCGGCGGAATCCACGCGAGTTGCATCGACCGACGACCGACCGACGACAGACACGACCGATACATCATGA
- a CDS encoding 30S ribosomal protein S3ae — translation MSERSVSRAKQEKRWYTVLAPEQFDRQELGETPADEPEQVLDRTIETTLGELTNNASENNTKLTFRITDVGSDAAYTEFIAHSLTRDYLRSLVRRGASKVEAYVTVLTTDDYRVQIQPVAFTTKNADASQEQAIREQMVEMVEDAAADRSFEELIDSVVQGRLSSAIYGEAKTIYPLRRVEIQKATLEAHPEEVAEEQETAVDVDEADVEADD, via the coding sequence ATGAGTGAACGATCAGTTTCACGCGCAAAGCAGGAGAAGCGGTGGTACACCGTGCTCGCGCCGGAGCAGTTCGACCGGCAGGAGCTCGGCGAGACCCCCGCGGACGAACCGGAACAGGTGCTCGACCGAACGATCGAGACGACGCTCGGCGAGCTGACGAACAACGCGAGCGAGAACAACACGAAGCTCACGTTCCGCATCACGGACGTGGGCAGCGATGCCGCCTACACGGAGTTCATCGCTCACTCGCTCACCCGCGACTACCTGCGCTCGCTGGTCCGGCGCGGCGCCTCGAAGGTCGAGGCCTACGTCACGGTCCTGACGACCGACGACTACCGCGTCCAGATCCAGCCCGTCGCCTTTACGACCAAGAACGCCGACGCGAGCCAGGAGCAGGCCATCCGCGAGCAGATGGTCGAGATGGTCGAGGACGCCGCCGCCGATCGCTCCTTCGAGGAGCTCATCGACAGCGTCGTCCAGGGGCGACTCTCCTCGGCCATCTACGGCGAGGCCAAGACCATCTACCCGCTGCGACGCGTCGAGATCCAGAAGGCGACGCTCGAGGCACACCCCGAAGAGGTCGCCGAGGAGCAGGAGACCGCCGTCGACGTCGACGAAGCGGACGTCGAAGCCGACGACTAG
- a CDS encoding cupredoxin domain-containing protein codes for MRRRAYLAGLGTVSLTSLAGCTAFGEVATDLFGGEPYDIGMTRNKFTPKTYAATVGERVVWKNTSESVHTITAYEGGLPDGAAYFATGGFESEQAAREAWNRSGEGGFSTRDTFAHTFEVPGTYGYCCIPHEFDGDENPRMVGSIEVTE; via the coding sequence ATGCGACGGCGCGCGTATCTCGCCGGGCTGGGGACGGTCAGCCTGACGAGTCTCGCCGGGTGCACCGCGTTCGGCGAGGTGGCGACGGACCTCTTCGGCGGCGAGCCCTACGACATCGGCATGACCCGCAACAAATTCACGCCGAAAACGTACGCGGCGACCGTCGGCGAACGCGTCGTCTGGAAGAACACGAGCGAGTCCGTCCACACGATCACCGCGTACGAGGGGGGACTCCCCGACGGCGCCGCTTACTTCGCCACCGGCGGCTTCGAGAGCGAGCAGGCGGCCAGGGAGGCCTGGAACAGATCGGGCGAGGGCGGCTTCAGTACGCGCGATACGTTCGCACACACCTTCGAGGTTCCCGGGACCTACGGCTACTGTTGCATCCCCCACGAGTTCGACGGCGACGAGAACCCCCGAATGGTCGGGTCGATCGAAGTCACGGAGTGA
- a CDS encoding protein sorting system archaetidylserine synthase (This PssA-like phosphatidyltransferase, along with a PssD-like decarboxylase, is required in Haloarchaea for the archaeosortase ArtA to replace the PGF-CTERM sorting signal with a C-terminal lipid anchor.), which translates to MLPRFVGRLGAADVVTVANAALGFLAVVLAFADARLAARVVLLAAVLDGLDGVVARHFGGTPVGPHLDSLADVASFAVAPAVIAFVVVTDGLAIDAGAWSLELGAVTAVCGLFVAMAVTRLGLYTAYDTADEFTEGVQTTLAATILGAAILAKVTDPWLVLGATAAFCYLMVSRIRYPELLARDALLMGVVHVLAVLIPDFFGRTFPYALLTLGVAYLVLGPALYWRGGAFASAVYGNA; encoded by the coding sequence ATGCTTCCACGGTTCGTCGGACGCCTCGGCGCGGCCGACGTCGTGACGGTGGCGAACGCGGCGCTCGGGTTTCTCGCCGTCGTCCTCGCGTTCGCCGACGCTCGCCTGGCCGCGCGAGTCGTCCTCCTCGCGGCGGTCCTCGACGGGCTCGACGGCGTCGTCGCGCGCCACTTCGGCGGGACGCCGGTCGGCCCGCACCTCGACTCGCTGGCCGACGTGGCGTCGTTCGCGGTCGCGCCGGCCGTCATCGCGTTCGTCGTCGTCACCGACGGCCTGGCGATCGACGCGGGCGCCTGGAGCCTCGAACTCGGCGCGGTCACGGCCGTCTGCGGCCTGTTCGTCGCGATGGCGGTGACGCGGCTGGGGCTCTACACCGCTTACGACACCGCCGACGAGTTCACCGAGGGCGTCCAGACGACGCTCGCGGCGACGATTCTCGGCGCGGCGATCCTCGCGAAGGTGACCGACCCGTGGCTCGTGCTCGGGGCGACCGCCGCGTTCTGTTACCTGATGGTCTCGCGCATCCGCTATCCGGAGTTGCTGGCGCGCGACGCCTTGCTGATGGGCGTCGTCCACGTCCTCGCCGTCCTCATCCCAGATTTCTTCGGTCGGACATTCCCCTACGCACTACTCACACTGGGCGTGGCCTACCTCGTCCTCGGTCCGGCGCTGTACTGGCGCGGCGGTGCGTTCGCGTCCGCGGTGTATGGAAACGCTTAG
- a CDS encoding HEAT repeat domain-containing protein has product MTDESAPDDGESGAPDEQTGDESAESTPETASGPDVASIEASLDAVEAEHDALAADLEAAETEDDLDDVEAALADVREDLEAIEIPEPPEEPDDEEEDAPPDPYEDVRERRDELEDDLDDVASGIEDQRGPYAEDVVSDLESASGDIESTRWTREGIADLYATIETAVAESEAALDTPLHIDDSVARNVEPAAEDEPRSELDERIEEAAAGFVSVIDDLIEAVEDADLDPDDDAATIAAMLEVTDDLQSGVDDATAWDDLEVREQLVREGFYEGLGHVKDFPPEWHALKVHERQGNVDMILLALESLDSDYMEEHCLEALERVGDERAVDAMLQKANRRDEAAIAVLGKIGVADDEVVDTLLDYVDSGNLSMQATTFRALGELGATEAVQPIADQLAADDEAIRSRAARALGLIGDTRAIDPLADRLESDESDTVRASAAWALRQIGVPAALEAAAAYADDRTYLVQTEAERAKRAIGD; this is encoded by the coding sequence ATGACCGACGAGTCGGCGCCCGACGACGGCGAATCGGGCGCCCCCGACGAGCAGACGGGCGACGAATCGGCCGAATCGACGCCCGAGACGGCATCGGGGCCCGACGTGGCCTCGATCGAGGCGTCGCTCGACGCCGTCGAGGCCGAGCACGACGCACTGGCGGCCGACCTCGAGGCGGCCGAGACCGAGGACGATCTCGACGACGTCGAAGCCGCCCTCGCCGACGTCCGCGAGGACCTCGAGGCCATCGAGATCCCCGAACCCCCGGAGGAACCCGACGACGAGGAGGAAGACGCGCCCCCGGATCCGTACGAGGACGTCCGCGAGCGACGAGACGAGCTCGAAGACGACCTCGACGACGTCGCGTCCGGGATCGAAGACCAGCGCGGCCCGTACGCCGAGGACGTCGTCTCCGACCTCGAGAGCGCCAGCGGCGACATCGAGTCGACCCGCTGGACGCGCGAGGGTATCGCCGACCTCTACGCGACGATCGAGACCGCGGTCGCAGAGAGCGAGGCCGCCCTCGACACCCCGCTGCACATCGACGACTCGGTCGCTAGGAACGTCGAACCGGCGGCCGAGGACGAACCCCGGAGCGAGCTCGACGAACGGATCGAGGAGGCCGCCGCCGGCTTCGTCTCGGTGATCGACGACCTGATCGAGGCCGTCGAGGACGCCGACCTCGACCCCGACGACGATGCGGCAACGATCGCGGCGATGCTCGAGGTCACCGACGACCTGCAGTCGGGCGTCGACGACGCGACCGCGTGGGACGATCTCGAGGTTCGCGAACAGCTCGTCCGGGAGGGCTTCTACGAGGGGCTCGGTCACGTCAAGGACTTCCCGCCGGAGTGGCACGCGCTCAAGGTCCACGAACGCCAGGGCAACGTCGACATGATCCTGCTCGCGCTCGAGTCGCTCGACTCCGATTACATGGAGGAACACTGTCTGGAGGCGCTCGAGCGGGTCGGCGACGAGCGCGCCGTCGACGCGATGCTCCAGAAGGCGAACCGTCGCGACGAGGCTGCGATCGCCGTCCTCGGCAAGATCGGCGTCGCCGACGACGAGGTCGTCGACACCTTGCTCGATTACGTCGACTCGGGCAACCTGAGCATGCAGGCGACGACGTTCCGCGCGCTCGGCGAACTCGGCGCGACCGAGGCCGTCCAGCCGATCGCCGACCAGCTCGCCGCCGACGACGAGGCGATCAGAAGCCGGGCCGCCCGCGCGCTCGGCCTGATCGGCGATACGCGCGCGATCGACCCGCTCGCCGATCGCCTCGAGTCCGACGAGAGCGACACCGTCCGGGCCAGCGCCGCGTGGGCGCTCCGACAGATCGGCGTGCCGGCGGCGCTCGAAGCCGCGGCGGCGTACGCGGACGATCGCACGTACCTCGTCCAGACCGAGGCCGAACGAGCGAAACGAGCCATCGGCGACTGA